The nucleotide window CGCCCCGGAAAATCAGCCCGCGGAAGGGCGGTGCACGCAGGCGCGCAGCCCTTCGCGCAGCTCGGTTTCGTCGAGCCGGCGTCCGATGAAGACCAGGCGGTTGGTCCGGTCTTCTCCCGGCTTCCAGGGGCGGTCGGGCCGGCCCTCGAACATCATGTGAACCCCCTGAAAGACGACGCGGCGCGGCTCGCCGGCGACCTGGACGATCCCCTTCATGCGGAAGAGGTCGGCCCCGCGGGAGCGCAGCAGCCCGCCGAGCCAGGCGTTGAGGGCCCGGCCGTCCAGGGCTCCCGGCTCGCGAAGGCAGACGGCCCGGATCTCGGGGTCATGCCGTCCGTGGGATGCTTCGTCCTCCGGCGGAAGCGCGGGCGCGCGCGAGAGATCGAACGCCCCGAGTCCGAGGATCTTGTCCGGCTCGATCTGCGCGCGGACGGTGCGGTGGAGGCGCGCCAGGGGGTTGATCGCGCGCAGGCGCCGCTCGAGCGTCCGGAGCGCGTCCGCTCCGACGAGGTCGGTCTTGTTGAGCAGCAGGACGTCGGCGAAGGCCACCTGCCGGCGGGCCTCCGGGGACTCTTCGAGGTGCGGTTCCGTGTGGCGGGCGTCCACGACGGTGACCACCGCGTCCAGGCGCAGGCGCTCCTTGAGGTCCTCGTCCACGAAGAAGGATTGCAGGACGGGGCCGGGGTCCGCCAGGCCGGTCGTTTCCACGAGGATCGCGTCGAAGCGCTCGGGCCGGCGCAGAATCGCGTGCAGCGTGCGCACGAGATCGCCGCGGATCTTGCAGCAGACGCAGCCGTTGTTGAGGAGGATGAGATCTTCTTCGGCGGTCAGGACGAGGTCGTGGTCCACGCCCACCTCGCCGAACTCGTTTTCGATCACGGCGACTTTCCAGCCGTGGCGGCGGGACAGGAGGTGGTTGAGGAGGGTCGTTTTCCCCGCGCCCAGGAAGCCCGTGAGGACCGTGACGGGAACAGGGGACGTCATATCGCCAGGTCGCCGCGGCCGAGGGTATCGACATCGATGCGCGGGCCGTGGCCTTCGGGGTTGGGGATCATGTGGCGGATGTCTTCCCGGATGACTTCCTTCATGGGGCGGGGCATGCGGAACTGGCGGCGGCCGGAAGGCTCGAGGATCGCCACGTGGGTTTCGATGGGGGCGCAGCCGGGCTGGTCGCAGTAGATTTCGGCGACGAGGACAGGGACGTCTTCG belongs to Planctomycetota bacterium and includes:
- a CDS encoding GTP-binding protein, whose amino-acid sequence is MTSPVPVTVLTGFLGAGKTTLLNHLLSRRHGWKVAVIENEFGEVGVDHDLVLTAEEDLILLNNGCVCCKIRGDLVRTLHAILRRPERFDAILVETTGLADPGPVLQSFFVDEDLKERLRLDAVVTVVDARHTEPHLEESPEARRQVAFADVLLLNKTDLVGADALRTLERRLRAINPLARLHRTVRAQIEPDKILGLGAFDLSRAPALPPEDEASHGRHDPEIRAVCLREPGALDGRALNAWLGGLLRSRGADLFRMKGIVQVAGEPRRVVFQGVHMMFEGRPDRPWKPGEDRTNRLVFIGRRLDETELREGLRACVHRPSAG